The Streptomyces sp. NBC_00224 genome has a window encoding:
- a CDS encoding citrate/2-methylcitrate synthase, whose amino-acid sequence MTDQSRLTTREAAERLGVKPETVYAYVSRGQLSSERAPGGRGSTFDAKEVDALARRSARREPVARGGELNFRTGLTLIDKDRYYFRGVDAVELAGAYGFEEVAEWVWTGTLPRGARFTAPQQFLDAARLAVGALPAHSGTMDRLRVAAVAVSAADPLRFDLEPAAVLGCARMLIPTLVGALPTAGKRQRGAERLAWQLWHRLTPRLPDEASINVLDTALALLIDHDLAASTLAARVAASARAHPYAVVSAGLGALDGPLHGAASGLAHQMLAEVLERGGAAPVVAAHLRSGRRVPGLGHRLYPGEDPRAQALFKLLADLPQAEEALAAAHDVIATTARHTELHANVDLALAVFSVACGMPAEAGEAVFAVARTAGWIAHALEEYEEHPLRMRPSAHYTGPRPPQPLP is encoded by the coding sequence ATGACGGATCAGTCGCGACTCACCACCCGCGAGGCGGCCGAACGGCTCGGTGTGAAGCCGGAGACGGTGTACGCATATGTCAGCCGCGGCCAGCTGAGCAGCGAGCGGGCGCCCGGCGGGCGGGGCTCGACCTTCGACGCCAAGGAGGTCGACGCGCTGGCCCGGCGCAGCGCCCGCCGCGAACCCGTCGCGCGCGGCGGCGAGCTGAACTTCCGTACCGGGCTGACGCTCATCGACAAGGACCGCTACTACTTCCGGGGGGTCGACGCGGTCGAGCTCGCCGGGGCGTACGGCTTCGAGGAGGTCGCGGAGTGGGTGTGGACCGGCACGCTGCCGCGCGGCGCCCGGTTCACCGCGCCCCAGCAGTTCCTCGACGCGGCGCGCCTCGCGGTCGGTGCACTGCCCGCGCACAGCGGCACCATGGACCGGCTGCGGGTCGCCGCGGTCGCCGTCTCGGCCGCCGATCCGCTCCGCTTCGACCTGGAGCCGGCGGCGGTGCTCGGCTGCGCCCGGATGCTGATCCCGACACTGGTCGGGGCGCTGCCGACGGCGGGCAAGCGGCAGCGCGGCGCGGAGCGGCTCGCCTGGCAGCTGTGGCACCGCCTCACACCCAGGCTCCCGGACGAGGCGTCGATCAACGTACTGGACACAGCCCTCGCCCTGTTGATCGACCATGACCTGGCCGCGTCCACACTCGCAGCCCGGGTCGCGGCCTCGGCGCGCGCCCATCCGTACGCGGTCGTCTCGGCGGGGCTCGGCGCGCTGGACGGGCCGCTGCACGGAGCCGCCAGCGGGCTCGCGCACCAGATGCTCGCCGAGGTCCTGGAGCGCGGCGGCGCGGCCCCCGTGGTCGCCGCCCATCTGCGTTCGGGGCGCCGGGTACCCGGCCTCGGCCACCGCCTCTACCCGGGCGAAGACCCGCGCGCCCAGGCCCTGTTCAAGCTGCTCGCGGATCTTCCGCAGGCCGAGGAGGCGCTCGCCGCGGCCCACGACGTGATCGCCACGACGGCCCGGCACACCGAGCTGCACGCCAACGTCGATCTCGCGCTCGCCGTGTTCAGCGTGGCGTGCGGTATGCCCGCCGAGGCGGGCGAGGCGGTGTTCGCGGTGGCCCGCACTGCGGGCTGGATCGCACACGCCCTGGAGGAGTACGAGGAACACCCGCTCCGGATGCGCCCCAGCGCCCACTACACGGGCCCTCGCCCGCCACAGCCGCTGCCGTGA
- a CDS encoding M1 family aminopeptidase: MRPTPHKALAASALAVAALAGFSLPGTAAAAAPQAAPKAAACTPAQVVANGGFESGTSPWSQSQTSVITSRTGQSAHGGTTFAWLNGVGSTHTDTLSQSVTIPSGCSTATLTFWLHIDTTETTSSTAYDKLTAKIGSTTLATYSNLNKNSGYLQKSFDVSAFAGQTVNVGFTGTEDSSLQTSFVIDDVALNTSGDTTPPGDSTRTPASPSYTVNLSSNTSGTVWTGHESATFTNASATALSEVYLRLWDNYHGTCSAMPITVTNVTGGTAGSLSVGCTALQIALPTPLAQGQSATIGFDLGITVPSGADRFGHDGAFNNIGNALPVLAVKDGSGWHLDPYTNNGESFYSLAADFKVTLDHPTSLLVPATGTSVDTPGGSGRTVTTATAPKVRDFAWAAGPFTKISGTSAAGTAINIYSVSGISSSDAQSMLSTAKSAVDSHAARFGAYPYGELDAVIDNNYWFGGMEYPGFVLDLVSTTALTHEIGHQWFYGIVGDDEYNSPWLDESFTDYATDLALNKTGSGCWNSVSWASSAEKITNSMAYWDAHSSRYSTVVYGYGKCALHDLRRVLGDTVMAKLLKDYATSHWYGVSTTAEFKAAAQAATTTDLTSFWTQHRIDG, encoded by the coding sequence GTGAGACCGACCCCCCACAAGGCCCTCGCCGCGAGCGCACTCGCCGTCGCCGCGCTGGCCGGTTTCTCGCTGCCGGGCACCGCGGCGGCAGCCGCACCGCAGGCGGCACCCAAGGCCGCCGCGTGCACCCCTGCCCAGGTGGTCGCCAACGGTGGTTTCGAGAGCGGGACTTCGCCCTGGAGCCAGTCGCAGACCAGCGTGATCACCAGTCGCACCGGTCAGAGCGCCCACGGCGGCACCACCTTCGCCTGGCTGAACGGCGTCGGCAGCACCCACACCGACACCCTCTCCCAGAGCGTCACGATCCCCTCCGGGTGCAGCACCGCCACGCTCACCTTCTGGCTGCACATCGACACCACCGAGACGACGTCGTCCACCGCGTACGACAAGCTCACGGCGAAGATCGGCAGCACGACCCTGGCGACGTACTCGAACCTCAACAAGAACAGCGGGTACCTGCAGAAGTCGTTCGACGTCTCGGCCTTCGCGGGCCAGACCGTGAACGTCGGCTTCACCGGCACCGAGGACTCCAGCCTCCAGACGAGCTTCGTCATCGACGACGTCGCCCTCAACACGTCCGGCGACACGACTCCGCCGGGTGACTCCACCCGTACGCCGGCCTCGCCCTCGTACACCGTCAACCTCAGCAGCAACACGAGCGGCACTGTCTGGACCGGTCACGAGAGCGCGACCTTCACCAACGCCTCCGCCACCGCGCTCAGCGAGGTGTATCTGAGGCTGTGGGACAACTACCACGGCACCTGCTCCGCGATGCCGATCACGGTCACCAACGTCACCGGCGGCACCGCGGGTTCCCTGTCGGTCGGCTGCACCGCCCTGCAGATCGCCCTGCCGACCCCGCTCGCGCAGGGACAGAGCGCCACCATCGGCTTCGACCTGGGCATCACCGTCCCCAGCGGCGCCGACCGGTTCGGCCACGACGGGGCCTTCAACAACATCGGCAACGCCCTGCCCGTCCTCGCGGTCAAGGACGGCTCCGGCTGGCACCTGGACCCGTACACCAACAACGGCGAGTCGTTCTACTCCCTGGCCGCCGACTTCAAGGTGACCCTCGACCACCCGACCTCCCTGCTGGTGCCCGCCACCGGCACCTCCGTCGACACCCCCGGCGGCAGCGGCCGTACGGTCACCACCGCCACCGCCCCCAAGGTCCGTGACTTCGCCTGGGCGGCCGGCCCCTTCACCAAGATCTCCGGCACCTCGGCGGCCGGGACGGCGATCAACATCTACTCCGTCTCGGGCATCAGCTCCTCCGACGCCCAGTCGATGCTGAGCACCGCCAAGTCCGCCGTGGACTCCCACGCGGCACGCTTCGGCGCCTACCCGTACGGCGAGCTGGACGCGGTGATCGACAACAACTACTGGTTCGGCGGAATGGAGTACCCCGGCTTCGTCCTCGACCTGGTCAGCACCACCGCGCTCACCCACGAGATCGGCCACCAGTGGTTCTACGGGATCGTCGGCGACGACGAGTACAACAGCCCCTGGCTGGACGAGTCGTTCACCGACTACGCCACCGACCTGGCGCTGAACAAGACGGGCAGCGGCTGCTGGAACAGCGTCTCCTGGGCGTCGTCGGCCGAGAAGATCACCAACTCGATGGCCTACTGGGACGCCCACTCCTCGCGCTACTCCACCGTCGTCTACGGCTACGGCAAGTGCGCCCTGCACGACCTGCGGCGCGTCCTCGGTGACACCGTCATGGCCAAGCTCCTGAAGGACTACGCCACTTCGCACTGGTACGGCGTCTCGACGACGGCCGAGTTCAAGGCCGCCGCCCAGGCCGCCACGACCACGGATCTGACGTCGTTCTGGACCCAGCACCGCATCGACGGCTGA
- a CDS encoding MerR family transcriptional regulator — translation MRIGELAKATGTTARALRHYEEAGLIASERAANGYRVFDDRTVVRVRNIRHLLAAGLTLDDVQVFLPCLDGDVTAAPPSDRGLRVALERLAVLNERIAAQTEARDRLRAALREKTGDRIRPVA, via the coding sequence GTGCGGATCGGTGAGTTGGCGAAGGCGACCGGGACGACGGCGCGCGCGTTGCGGCACTACGAGGAGGCGGGGCTGATCGCCTCGGAGCGGGCCGCCAACGGCTACCGCGTCTTCGACGACCGTACGGTGGTACGGGTCCGCAACATCCGCCATCTGCTGGCCGCGGGCCTCACCCTGGACGACGTGCAGGTCTTCCTGCCCTGCCTGGACGGTGACGTGACCGCGGCGCCGCCCTCGGACCGGGGGCTGCGGGTCGCCCTGGAGCGACTGGCGGTCCTCAACGAACGCATCGCCGCCCAGACGGAGGCCCGCGACCGCCTGCGGGCCGCGCTCCGGGAGAAGACGGGCGACCGGATCCGGCCGGTGGCGTAG
- a CDS encoding SDR family NAD(P)-dependent oxidoreductase yields MTGMNTTITHTTTESPTTRIVVVTGAGTGIGRATARAFADEGAHVLAIGRRAEPLHETAADRGRITPLVADITAEGEPARIIGTALELHGRLDVLVNNAGIVRSGALDTLTPELIAPQIATNLIAPTLLARAALPSLEASGGVIVNVSTSVGQRAWPGNSLYAATKAALEALTRSWAVELAPRGIRVAAVAPGAIDTPIGAHQGLTPERLAALREWQLAHTPLGRIGRPEDVAWAITHLAAPAASFITGVVLPVDGGAVVA; encoded by the coding sequence ATGACCGGCATGAACACCACGATCACCCACACCACCACCGAATCGCCGACCACCAGGATCGTCGTCGTCACCGGGGCCGGTACCGGCATAGGCCGGGCCACCGCGCGTGCCTTCGCCGACGAGGGCGCCCATGTGCTGGCCATCGGGCGGCGGGCCGAACCGCTTCACGAGACCGCGGCCGACCGGGGACGGATCACGCCGCTGGTCGCCGACATCACCGCCGAGGGCGAGCCCGCGCGGATCATCGGGACCGCGCTGGAACTGCACGGGCGCCTGGACGTGCTGGTCAACAACGCCGGCATCGTACGCAGTGGTGCGCTCGACACCCTCACTCCGGAGCTGATCGCACCGCAGATCGCCACCAACCTGATCGCCCCCACTCTGCTGGCCCGGGCCGCGCTGCCGTCCCTGGAAGCGTCCGGCGGGGTGATCGTCAACGTCAGCACCTCGGTGGGGCAGCGGGCCTGGCCCGGGAACTCGCTCTACGCGGCGACCAAGGCCGCGTTGGAAGCGCTGACCCGCAGCTGGGCCGTCGAGTTGGCGCCCCGGGGCATCCGGGTGGCGGCCGTCGCCCCCGGCGCGATCGACACACCGATCGGCGCACACCAGGGACTGACGCCCGAGCGGCTGGCCGCGCTGCGCGAGTGGCAGTTGGCGCACACTCCGTTGGGCCGGATCGGCAGACCGGAGGATGTCGCCTGGGCCATCACCCACCTCGCCGCACCGGCCGCGTCGTTCATCACCGGGGTGGTCCTCCCGGTCGACGGGGGTGCGGTGGTGGCGTGA
- a CDS encoding disulfide bond formation protein B, with protein sequence MTATLTAAPAPATSARLSHRLGLWFAHAYVLGMCGTLAGAYFFQFGLGEYPCPMCLLQRMFFLLSAVGPAWIIARSRNGAVTTREFASGWGWAVVAALIGSTVSATQVLMHIVPPDPGYAGALFGLHLYTWALIAFLAAAVAAGAALFLAPEAEPLDASVASPALRRASAVTLAVLLAFAASNLVACFLLQGFHWQMPGDPTSYQLLTDLL encoded by the coding sequence ATGACCGCCACACTCACCGCCGCCCCCGCCCCCGCCACCTCGGCCCGCCTCTCCCACCGCCTCGGACTGTGGTTCGCCCACGCTTACGTCCTGGGCATGTGCGGCACCCTCGCCGGTGCCTACTTCTTCCAGTTCGGGCTGGGGGAGTACCCCTGCCCCATGTGTCTGCTCCAGCGGATGTTCTTCCTGCTCAGCGCGGTCGGCCCGGCCTGGATCATCGCCCGCTCGCGCAACGGCGCGGTGACCACCCGCGAGTTCGCCTCCGGCTGGGGGTGGGCCGTGGTGGCCGCGCTGATCGGGAGCACCGTCTCCGCCACCCAGGTCCTGATGCACATCGTGCCCCCGGATCCCGGGTACGCGGGCGCCCTGTTCGGCCTGCACCTGTACACCTGGGCCCTGATCGCCTTCCTCGCCGCCGCGGTCGCCGCCGGAGCCGCCCTGTTCCTGGCCCCCGAGGCCGAGCCCCTGGACGCATCCGTCGCCTCGCCCGCCCTGCGCAGGGCGTCGGCCGTGACCCTCGCCGTGCTGCTCGCCTTCGCGGCCAGCAACCTCGTCGCCTGCTTCCTCCTCCAGGGCTTCCACTGGCAGATGCCCGGCGACCCCACCAGTTACCAGCTCCTCACCGACCTCCTCTGA
- a CDS encoding cytidine deaminase, translated as MQIPIHELTAADRELIDFARDIVDANTDGQDGVHTMGAAVRAADGTMYGGINLYHFTGGPCAELVALGHARASGARELSTIVAVGNMGRGVAGPCGRDRQVLFDYHPGIRVLLPTAEGVVASVGIKDLLPFAYAWSPDAVSTVYDGEESGTP; from the coding sequence ATGCAGATCCCGATCCACGAACTGACCGCGGCCGACCGTGAACTCATCGACTTCGCCCGTGACATCGTCGACGCGAACACCGACGGGCAGGACGGTGTCCACACCATGGGCGCCGCCGTCCGCGCCGCCGACGGCACGATGTACGGCGGCATCAACCTCTACCACTTCACCGGCGGCCCCTGCGCGGAACTCGTCGCCCTCGGCCACGCGCGCGCCTCGGGCGCCCGGGAACTCTCCACGATCGTCGCCGTCGGCAACATGGGCCGCGGCGTGGCCGGCCCGTGCGGCAGGGACCGGCAGGTGCTCTTCGACTACCACCCGGGCATCCGCGTGCTCCTCCCCACGGCCGAGGGTGTCGTGGCAAGCGTCGGGATCAAGGACCTCCTGCCGTTCGCCTACGCCTGGAGCCCGGACGCGGTCTCGACGGTGTACGACGGCGAGGAGTCCGGCACGCCGTAG
- a CDS encoding ArsR/SmtB family transcription factor has translation MDKVFKALADPTRRRLLDRLFEDNGQTLGELCDGLEMSRQATTQHLGLLEAAHLVSTVRRGREKLHYLNPVPLHEIQERWIQKFERPRLQALSALKRKAESAMSAKPEFVYTTYIEATPEKVWEALTDPDMTAAYWGHSNVSDWQPGSAWEHRRTDGSGVADVVGTIVESVPPERLVFTWAGPDEDRPDGPATVTFALKPLGGTVRLTVTHENLRDEKERREAAGGWSAVLSNLKTYVESGKPLSLPMWTHPGSED, from the coding sequence ATGGACAAGGTCTTCAAGGCCCTCGCCGACCCGACCCGCAGGCGTCTGCTGGACCGGCTGTTCGAGGACAACGGCCAGACCCTCGGTGAGCTGTGCGACGGTCTGGAGATGTCCCGCCAGGCGACCACCCAGCACCTGGGCCTGCTGGAGGCCGCGCATCTCGTCAGCACGGTCCGCAGGGGCCGCGAGAAGCTCCACTACCTCAACCCCGTGCCGCTCCACGAGATCCAGGAGCGGTGGATCCAGAAGTTCGAGCGCCCGCGCCTCCAGGCGCTGAGCGCACTGAAACGGAAAGCCGAGTCCGCCATGTCCGCCAAGCCGGAATTCGTCTACACCACCTACATCGAGGCCACCCCGGAGAAGGTCTGGGAAGCCCTGACCGACCCCGACATGACCGCCGCGTACTGGGGCCACAGCAACGTCTCGGACTGGCAGCCGGGCTCCGCCTGGGAGCACCGCCGCACCGACGGCTCCGGCGTCGCCGACGTCGTGGGCACCATCGTCGAGTCCGTCCCGCCCGAGCGCCTGGTGTTCACCTGGGCCGGCCCCGATGAGGACCGCCCCGACGGCCCCGCCACGGTCACGTTCGCACTCAAGCCGCTGGGCGGTACGGTCCGGCTCACCGTCACCCACGAGAACCTGCGCGACGAGAAGGAGCGCCGCGAGGCCGCGGGCGGCTGGTCGGCGGTCCTGTCCAACCTCAAGACCTATGTGGAGTCGGGCAAGCCGCTGTCCCTGCCGATGTGGACCCACCCCGGCAGTGAGGACTGA
- a CDS encoding helix-turn-helix domain-containing protein, producing MSEDTATLSGAVTYLELLAMRSSRGAFSQPALQARRGGAPPHVVDDLERAEQLALGVEQQMADLERRKNELALLMDTTRALAEQEDLDSLLTTLVRRTRLLLHVDMAWVLLLDGEDGSCIRAADGAISVLGGVARVPVWQGLNAIKAVGQSPVWTSDCHRDDTIPRSEHIEAVVLEEGLTALLAVPLRSAGKVVGVLFGGDRVARSYTADEVATMSTVANYAVAAVKSVQALELARGRVTELAAELDRLRTGERARRQTAQDGRRLVELALGGVDVKAFTVTAGQTLDGSVWLRDENDDTMARTSGRWDDEEELAAATFTARAEQRVVHLDDGTVVVPVRTGEEDRGAFVLRCPAERTPDMDLVRYAVQAAAILVTLSRGGESADRKFRDEALDRLLNGVPFSRRCQRRLKGLGLDLSRRHAVIVTQLPVGDGHALSTWTSTFVWLRGGARTVHNGHLVILLPHSDAREAARDVKQRLAKTLGRPVAVGAASAGGGPEELLAAYQEAAACLDVLTILGKEDADTPAMADELGFVGMLLGGSRDIGAFIEQTLGPILTYDERRSTNLAATLEAYFAAGASPTYAAEALRVHTNTVARRLERVSQLLGPEWQQPGPALEIQLALRLSKVSASLRGHAVAGQVVR from the coding sequence ATGTCCGAAGACACGGCCACCCTGAGCGGTGCCGTCACCTATCTGGAACTGCTGGCCATGCGGTCCTCCCGCGGAGCCTTCAGTCAACCGGCGCTGCAGGCACGGCGGGGAGGCGCTCCGCCCCACGTCGTGGACGACCTGGAGCGGGCCGAGCAACTCGCCCTAGGGGTCGAGCAGCAGATGGCCGACCTGGAGCGGCGCAAGAACGAGCTCGCGCTGCTGATGGACACGACCCGGGCCCTGGCGGAGCAGGAGGACCTCGACTCGCTGCTCACGACCCTCGTACGCCGCACCCGGCTCCTCCTGCACGTCGACATGGCCTGGGTGCTGCTCCTCGACGGCGAGGACGGCTCGTGCATCCGCGCCGCCGACGGCGCGATCTCCGTACTCGGCGGGGTCGCCCGCGTCCCCGTCTGGCAGGGCCTCAACGCCATCAAGGCGGTGGGGCAGTCGCCCGTGTGGACCTCCGACTGCCACCGGGACGACACGATCCCGCGCTCCGAGCACATCGAGGCCGTCGTCCTCGAAGAGGGGCTGACGGCGCTGCTCGCGGTGCCGCTGCGCAGCGCGGGCAAGGTGGTCGGCGTACTCTTCGGCGGCGACCGGGTCGCCCGCTCGTACACCGCGGACGAGGTCGCGACGATGTCCACCGTCGCCAACTACGCCGTCGCCGCCGTGAAATCGGTCCAGGCCCTGGAGCTCGCCCGCGGCCGGGTCACCGAGCTCGCCGCCGAGCTCGACCGACTGCGCACCGGGGAGCGGGCGCGGCGGCAGACGGCACAGGACGGTCGACGGCTCGTGGAACTCGCCCTCGGCGGAGTCGATGTGAAGGCGTTCACCGTCACCGCGGGCCAGACGCTCGACGGCTCGGTCTGGCTGCGCGACGAGAACGACGACACCATGGCCCGCACCAGCGGCCGGTGGGACGACGAGGAGGAGCTGGCCGCCGCCACCTTCACCGCCCGCGCCGAGCAGCGCGTCGTCCACCTGGACGACGGCACCGTGGTGGTGCCCGTCCGCACCGGCGAGGAGGACCGGGGCGCGTTCGTCCTGCGCTGCCCGGCGGAACGCACGCCCGACATGGACCTGGTCCGGTACGCGGTCCAGGCGGCGGCGATCCTGGTCACGCTCAGCCGCGGCGGCGAGTCCGCCGACCGCAAGTTCCGCGACGAGGCGCTGGACCGGCTGCTCAACGGCGTCCCCTTCAGCCGCCGTTGCCAGCGCCGCCTCAAGGGGCTCGGGCTCGATCTGAGCCGTCGGCACGCCGTGATCGTCACCCAGCTCCCGGTCGGCGACGGACACGCGCTGTCGACCTGGACGTCGACCTTCGTCTGGCTCCGCGGGGGCGCCAGAACGGTCCACAACGGCCATCTGGTGATCCTGCTGCCGCACTCCGACGCCCGTGAGGCCGCCCGCGATGTGAAGCAGCGCCTGGCCAAGACGCTCGGCCGGCCGGTCGCGGTGGGCGCGGCTTCGGCCGGTGGCGGCCCGGAGGAGCTCCTCGCCGCGTATCAGGAGGCCGCCGCCTGTCTGGACGTCCTGACGATCCTCGGCAAGGAGGACGCGGACACTCCGGCGATGGCCGACGAACTCGGCTTCGTCGGCATGCTGCTGGGCGGCAGCCGGGACATCGGCGCGTTCATCGAGCAGACGCTCGGCCCGATCCTCACCTACGACGAGCGGCGCTCCACCAATCTCGCCGCCACCCTGGAGGCGTACTTCGCGGCGGGCGCCAGTCCCACGTACGCGGCGGAGGCGCTGCGGGTGCACACCAACACGGTGGCCCGGCGCCTGGAGCGCGTCTCGCAGCTCCTGGGCCCCGAGTGGCAGCAGCCGGGCCCGGCCCTGGAGATCCAGCTCGCGCTGCGCCTGTCCAAGGTCAGCGCGTCGCTGCGGGGCCACGCGGTGGCCGGGCAGGTCGTGCGCTGA
- a CDS encoding TetR/AcrR family transcriptional regulator, with product MSAPTEPSRTSDAPGRGPDPRAERSRAAALAAARDLLIEQGWSAVTHVAVAARSGVGRTTLYRHWPDASGLVRDVIAERISTAHTPPTGVLRDDLIRELDGLRRLLHDPVSDRGLRAVIERAGVDPVFAQLKEALYREGSRVFRTVLDDAKARGELAADLDADLAVDQLAGPLMYRRLLAGRSVTAEYVERVVDDFLTAHAPA from the coding sequence ATGTCCGCGCCCACCGAGCCGAGCCGCACCTCCGACGCGCCGGGCCGCGGGCCCGATCCGCGCGCCGAGCGCAGCCGGGCCGCCGCCCTGGCCGCCGCCCGCGACCTGCTCATCGAGCAGGGCTGGTCGGCCGTCACCCATGTCGCCGTCGCCGCCCGCAGCGGCGTGGGCCGCACCACCCTCTACCGCCACTGGCCCGACGCCTCGGGCCTGGTCCGCGACGTCATCGCCGAGCGGATCTCCACCGCGCACACACCGCCGACGGGCGTCCTGCGCGACGACCTGATCCGCGAACTCGACGGGCTGCGGCGCCTGCTGCACGACCCGGTGAGCGACCGCGGGCTGCGCGCGGTCATCGAACGCGCCGGGGTCGACCCGGTCTTCGCCCAGCTCAAGGAGGCGCTCTACCGCGAGGGCTCCCGCGTCTTCCGCACCGTGCTCGACGACGCGAAGGCCCGCGGCGAACTGGCCGCGGACCTCGATGCGGACCTGGCCGTCGACCAGCTGGCGGGCCCGCTGATGTACCGCCGTCTGCTCGCCGGGCGCTCGGTCACCGCCGAGTACGTCGAGCGCGTCGTCGACGACTTCCTTACGGCGCACGCCCCCGCCTGA
- a CDS encoding hemerythrin domain-containing protein — translation MTATEGRAQPDLTLMYATHDAFRRDLGLLAAAARDNGTAPGSAFRTGWETFQTFLTIHHTAEDKVLWPLMRAKLADDPERLRMLDEMDAEHEVLDPLLESVEDVLAQRQQERLPALIATVADKLAHHLDHEEQAALPVVLSVLSAPEYDTFGAEQRRMLGVKGGALYFPWVLDGASEETQRTALGVVPPPVRFLYRAVWRPRYQKRTRAFSQAAA, via the coding sequence ATGACCGCCACCGAGGGCCGCGCCCAGCCCGACCTGACGCTGATGTACGCGACCCACGACGCCTTCCGGCGCGACCTGGGCCTGCTGGCCGCGGCCGCCCGGGACAACGGCACCGCGCCCGGCTCGGCCTTCCGGACCGGGTGGGAGACCTTCCAGACCTTCCTGACGATCCACCACACCGCCGAGGACAAGGTGCTGTGGCCGCTGATGCGCGCCAAGCTCGCCGACGACCCGGAGCGGTTGAGGATGCTCGACGAGATGGACGCCGAGCACGAGGTCCTCGACCCGCTGCTGGAGAGCGTCGAGGACGTACTGGCCCAGCGGCAGCAGGAGCGGCTGCCCGCCCTGATCGCCACGGTCGCCGACAAGCTGGCCCACCACCTCGACCACGAGGAGCAGGCGGCGCTGCCCGTCGTCCTGTCGGTGCTCAGCGCCCCGGAGTACGACACGTTCGGCGCCGAGCAGCGGCGGATGCTGGGGGTCAAGGGCGGCGCCCTGTACTTCCCCTGGGTCCTTGACGGCGCCTCCGAGGAGACGCAGCGCACCGCGCTCGGCGTGGTGCCGCCGCCGGTGCGCTTCCTCTACCGGGCCGTGTGGCGCCCGCGCTACCAGAAGCGCACCCGGGCCTTCTCCCAGGCCGCCGCCTGA
- a CDS encoding NAD(P)H-binding protein, which translates to MTILVTGATGNVGGKVLARLHAAGHSVRALTRDPARARLPAGIEVVGADLGLPDTLPDVLDGVRKVFLMSLGHNKRTHDANLVAVARKTGVEHIVQLSTLGVAEVEEENDTPLGLWHRQAEKALTESGLAWTILRPNGFMTHALGWADAARGDGVVRSPVADLPEALVDPEDIADVAVRALTEPGHGGRTYALTGPEALTARQQVAVLGSVLGRKLRFEQISIEEHRAVMAGVYGEATADGVVAALRKALESGDDFRGRLFPDVQSVLGRPARSFRDWAEAHTADFA; encoded by the coding sequence ATGACCATTTTGGTGACCGGGGCGACCGGCAACGTCGGCGGCAAGGTGCTGGCGCGCCTGCACGCGGCGGGCCATTCCGTACGGGCCCTGACCCGTGACCCCGCCCGCGCCCGACTGCCCGCCGGGATCGAAGTGGTGGGCGCCGACCTCGGCCTGCCCGACACGCTGCCGGACGTGCTCGACGGCGTACGCAAGGTCTTCCTCATGTCGCTCGGGCACAACAAGCGCACTCACGACGCGAATCTGGTGGCCGTGGCGCGGAAGACGGGTGTCGAGCACATCGTGCAGCTGTCCACGCTCGGCGTCGCGGAGGTCGAGGAGGAGAACGACACCCCGCTGGGCCTGTGGCACCGCCAGGCCGAGAAGGCGCTCACGGAGTCGGGCCTGGCCTGGACGATCCTGCGGCCCAACGGCTTCATGACGCACGCCCTCGGCTGGGCGGACGCGGCGCGCGGGGACGGTGTGGTGCGCAGCCCCGTCGCCGATCTGCCCGAGGCGCTGGTCGACCCGGAGGACATCGCCGACGTCGCGGTGCGCGCGCTGACCGAGCCGGGCCACGGGGGCCGCACCTACGCGCTGACCGGCCCCGAGGCACTGACGGCCCGTCAGCAGGTGGCGGTGCTCGGATCGGTGCTCGGCCGGAAGCTGCGCTTCGAGCAGATCTCGATCGAGGAGCACCGCGCGGTCATGGCGGGGGTATATGGGGAGGCGACTGCCGACGGCGTGGTGGCGGCGCTGCGGAAGGCGCTCGAATCGGGCGACGACTTCCGCGGGCGGCTGTTCCCGGATGTGCAGAGCGTGCTGGGCCGCCCCGCCCGCAGCTTCCGGGACTGGGCCGAGGCGCACACGGCCGACTTCGCCTGA